One segment of Primulina tabacum isolate GXHZ01 chromosome 14, ASM2559414v2, whole genome shotgun sequence DNA contains the following:
- the LOC142524615 gene encoding serine--tRNA ligase-like, producing the protein MLDINLFREEKGGNPEKIRESQRRRYANVGLVDEVIQLDTAWRERQYELDLLKKEFNSINKKIAGLRIAGDDISGMIASTEENKKLTANKEAEVQEALAAVQSRLQIIGNLVHDSVPISNDEANNAVERSWGERWTAPKLKNHVDLVELLGIADIKKGANVAGGRGFYLKGDGVRLNQALINFGLEFLEKRGFTALQTPFFMRKEIMAKCAQLTQFDEELYKVTGEGDDKYLIATAEQPLCAYHLDDWIHPSQLPLRYAGYSSCFRKEAGSHGRDTLGIFRVHQFEKVEQFCITSPNENESWDMHEEMIKNSEDFYKMLKIPHQVVAIVSGALNDAAAKKYDLEGWFPASNTYRELVSCSNCTDYQARRLETRYGQKKGNDKPKYVHMLNSTLTATERTLCCILENYQKEDGVEIPNVLRHYMGGKTFLPFKNDPGKETKGKKTK; encoded by the exons ATGTTGGACATTAATCTCTTTCGGGAAGAGAAAGGCGGGAACCCGGAAAAAATCAGAGAGTCTCAGCGTCGTCGTTATGCCAATGTTGGTCTTGTCGACGAGGTCATTCAACTCGACACAGCTTGGCGTGAAC GACAATATGAGCTAGATTTGTTGAAGAAGGAATTCAACagtataaacaaaaaaatagcCGGTCTCAGAATT GCAGGTGATGATATCAGTGGAATGATTGCTAGTACAGAGGAAAACAAAAAACTTACTGCAAACAAAGAGGCGGAGGTGCAAGAGGCTTTAGCAGCAGTGCAGTCTAGACTGCAAATTATAGGAAACCTTGTACATGATTCTGTCCCCATCAGCAATGATGAG GCAAATAATGCTGTTGAACGATCATGGGGAGAGAGGTGGACTGCACCAAAGCTGAAAAATCATGTTGATCTTGTAGAGCTTCTGGGAATCGCGGATATAAAAAAGG GAGCAAATGTAGCCGGAGGCCGAGGTTTCTATCTCAAAGGGGATGGTGTGCGACTTAATCAAGCTCTGATCAATTTCGGTCTTGAATTTTTGGAAAAGAGGGGCTTTACTGCGTTGCAGACTCCATTCTTCATGAGAAAAGAAATTATGGCCAAGTGTGCTCAATTGACACAATTTGATGAAGAACTTTACAAG GTAACTGGCGAGGGAGACGACAAATATCTTATTGCTACTGCTGAACAACCACTTTGTGCATATCACCTAGATGATTGGATACATCCTTCGCAACTGCCTTTGAG ATATGCTGGATATTCGTCATGCTTCCGTAAAGAAGCAGGTTCACATGGTCGAGATACTCTTGGAATTTTTCGTGTTCATCAGTTTGAGAAGGTGGAACAATTCTGTATAACCAGCCCAAATGAAAATGAGTCATGGGACATGCACGAAGAAATGATAAAAAATTCCGAGGATTTCTATAAAATG CTGAAAATTCCCCATCAAGTTGTAGCCATTGTCTCCGGGGCACTGAACGACGCAGCTGCGAAAAAGTATGACTTGGAGGGTTGGTTCCCTGCATCAAATACGTACAGAGAACTGGTCTCCTGCTCAAACTGTACAGATTATCAGGCGAGAAGATTGGAAACTCGCTACGGGCAAAAAAAG GGTAACGATAAACCTAAATACGTGCACATGTTAAACTCGACCCTCACAGCGACCGAGAGGACATTGTGCTGCATCCTCGAGAACTACCAAAAGGAGGATGGGGTCGAAATACCGAATGTTTTAAGACATTACATGGGCGGCAAGACATTCCTTCCTTTCAAGAATGACCCGGGCAAGGAGACCAAAGGGAAGAAGACTAAGTAA